The Phragmites australis chromosome 15, lpPhrAust1.1, whole genome shotgun sequence genome window below encodes:
- the LOC133893605 gene encoding F-box protein SKIP27-like, producing the protein MAIGQAEAKKGFLATSLSFSNCRSSTRILGRKRVAVSPARGSRSPHSPVRTLRKQRSTRLHIDDTISLLESLPQDVLIKVLCKVSHSDLRQLLVVSKPVSEATIVARELHFAFATPSAKAVFRDHGCGEEEDSPGAPKQHRVAESRLRGKNLASIAVNLSAAFESLLSEV; encoded by the exons ATGGCAATTGGACAGGCTGAGGCGAAGAAGGGGTTCCTTGCCACGAGCTTGAGCTTCTCAAACTGCAGGAGCAGCACCAGAATCCTGGGGAGGAAGAGGGTTGCCGTCTCACCAGCTCGGGGATCCAGAAGCCCGCACTCGCCGGTGCGCACCCTGCGCAAGCAGCGCAGCACCCGGCTCCACATAGACGACACCATCAGTCTTCTCGAGTCGCTGCCTCAGGACGTCCTG ATTAAAGTGCTGTGCAAGGTGAGCCATAGTGATCTGAGGCAGCTCCTCGTTGTGTCGAAACCAGTCAGCGAAGCA ACGATTGTCGCTAGGGAGCTGCATTTCGCGTTTGCGACGCCGTCCGCGAAGGCTGTCTTCAGGGACCACGGATGTGGCGAGGAAGAAGATAGCCCCGGGGCGCCCAAGCAACACAGGGTTGCAGAGTCGCGCCTTCGGGGCAAGAACCTGGCGAGCATCGCCGTCAACTTGTCGGCGGCGTTCGAAAGCTTGCTCTCTGAGGTTTAG
- the LOC133892881 gene encoding uncharacterized protein LOC133892881, whose protein sequence is MATPSRPQELAGGDRRPHHPLLAAAAAASLLAVLYLPRPLLLFVFSPASLSSLLLLLSLLRLGSAPPSPTPTTFPPPPLPEKQLSPEVARPPPPPPSPEEGEIVFPEFASWAVKGRTLEVIHEEFEAEWGRPEEIGLAWASDSDCDSDSDSDSDSDSDSGGGGDGEDGMIEIELEAEDSLIEIDISRCQ, encoded by the coding sequence ATGGCCACTCCCTCACGGCCGCAagagctcgccggcggcgaccgTCGGCCCCACCACCCGCTCCTCGCCGCGGCGGCTgccgcctccctcctcgccgTCCTCTACCTCCCCCGGCCGCTACTCCTGTTCGTCTTCTCCCCGGCCTCGCTCTcgtccctcctcctcctcctctccctcctccgcctcggCTCCGCGCCGCCCTCTCCCACTCCCACTACCtttcctccgccgccgctgccggagaAGCAGCTGTCTCCGGAGGTTgcccgtccgccgccgcctccgccgtcgccagAGGAGGGCGAGATCGTGTTCCCGGAGTTCGCGTCCTGGGCGGTCAAAGGGCGCACCCTGGAGGTGATCCACGAGGAGTTCGAGGCGGAGTGGGGGCGGCCGGAGGAGATAGGCCTAGCGTGGGCCTCCGACTCCGACtgcgactccgactccgactccgactccgactcagACTcagacagcggcggcggcggcgatggggaGGACGGGATGATCGAGATCGAGCTGGAGGCAGAGGACAGCCTCATCGAGATCGACATCTCGAGGTGCCAGTGA